The genomic interval CGGCCCCTCGCCATCAGCCATCCGGGGAGCAGGGACTGGGAGCCGGGGGTCTCTCCCTGGCCCCGCCTATCCTGCAAACCCACCTCAGCCAGCTTCAGGGCGCCCTTGTCCTGGATGCGGTTGTGGGCCAGGGACAGCCAGAGCAGGGAGCGATTGAGCCGGAGGccctgcaggggtggggaggggcagtgagCCAGCCGGCTGGCCCCAGGCGCCGCAGCTCGCATGGGACCCTGCCCGCTGCGCACGCACATCTGCGATGTAGCCCGCGCCCTCGTCCCCGATGTGGTTGAAGCCCAGGTTGAGCGAGACCAGGGTCCGGTTGCAGCTGTGCAGCGTAGACAGAGCCTGACCCAGGAGCTGCGCCCCGCGGTCGTCGATGTTGTTGTTCCGCAGAGACAAATGCGCGATCCTGGGCAACGGGAGGGAGAAGGCGGGTCTCGGGAAATCTGGGATCCTGGGCGGTTCGGTAACCTCGGAAAACTTGGGGGCATGAGGAGGGCCATTCGGGTCTGAGGGTGGAGGAACTGAGGGTTCTTGGGGAGGTGCTAGAGGGACAAGGCAGGGTGGGAACTAAGGATGACTGGGGATGGGGGACGAGCCCAGAGAAAGGGGGTGAGGGGAAGGAGTCTCACGTGCTGTCTGCTGCCATGAGCTTGTGGTAGGACTGCTCCGGCAGTGGGTTCCCCTCCAGAGACACCTTCCTGAGGGTGGGGGAGATCTGAGACCCAAGAGACACCACGGAGGCCaggtgaggggaggggacagagggaggGTGGGGCTCTGGTGAGCAGCTTGGGAACatgccccaccccccaactccctGACACAGGAAATTATCTGTGACCCTTCTCCAGACTAGAAATCCAGAAGTGTGCCATGTGAAGGGGTTGCTCTCCAGAGTTAGTGACAGGAGCCTCTAAGATGGTACAGGAGCCCCTCAGATGACCCCAGTGATCCCCACTTCTTGGTATCCATGCCCCAGTGTAACCCTCTCCCCTTGAGTGTGGCTGACCTAGTGACCCACTTCTAATGAATAAGCAAAGGGCAAAGCGATGAGAGGTCACTTTCAAGTTTAGGTTACAAAAAGGCTGTGGTTTCCAGCTGGGGTGCTCTCTGGTACTAGCTGCCCGGTGGTGAGAGCACCCAGATGACCTAGGGAAGGCTCACAAGTGGAGGCACTGCAGCCAATCAGCTGCTATGTAAGTGAGCTTGGCTCCCAatgctccaccaccaccaccctgcacCCCCCAGAATGACGGCAACCCCAGCCAACAGCCTTACTGCAACCCCACTGAGACCCTGAGCCAAAGGCGCCAGCTAACCTACACCTGGATTTAACTCAcagaaactgtaagataataaacgtttgttgttttaagccactataaTTTGTGGTAACTTGTTACACAGCAACAGTTACCCAGTACATGACCCCTCCACAGGGCAGCGGCTTCTCCAACAGTATTGACAGGTTGGAGGTCTTTTTCCAAGTCACAACAAACATGGAACTAACGGCTGTAAACTTCTCCGTTAAAAAATTTctcccatggaaaaaaaaattctttcatatcTGCCCAACATTTCAGCCTGGCTCATCTAGCATCTGAACCTGATTgcgtttattttttattattttattatgttgatcTGACTTATTTTTACACATTAAGATGAATTCaatagttgtgttttttttttttcatgctggcTAAATTGTTTCTAATTACCCTGATAGAATGAACAAAGAGCTCCAGCTGAAGGAGACAAAAGCCCTGCCCTCAAGAAGCATCCCTTCCATCCACGGAAGACAAGTGGGGAGGCCAGCCGGTGATGGTGGGAAGGTCTGTAAAGCAGAAGTCAAGGGTGCAAGGGGAGCCTCAGTAAAGAGCAGCCAAATCAGCTGTGTTCTTTCTACAACAACCACGGCTGTAGCCATTACTTCACACTTGGCTCTGACTCCCTCCTATACAGGAATGCCCCTTCCGGTTCCCTGCCTGGCCTCTTCCTATTCCTCCTTCAAGGCTCAGCTTAGTAAccgcctcctccaggcagccttccaTGTCTCCCATAAAATATCCACCACTACAGTCCCCACACTGCCCTGCAGTATTCATTGCTATGCCCTTTACCCTCCCTCACAGGACTGCTAGTTCCTGTAGGAGAAGAACCAGTCCCTGGTTCAGCGTCAGAGCCCAGGCAGTGAGGAACCAGGGAGGCAGGACTGATGAACAGGAGATGAAATAAGGCCCCAAAGGTAGGCTCTTTAGGTGCTGGTGTAGACAGAAAAGGGGACTCTACGGCTTGTCAGATGGGAACTTCAGAACCCCCACAGACACTAGCAGCACCCTCTTTCCACAGGGATGCCAGCCCAGGCCACAGGAGCTGGAACTTGTCCCCCTTGTTCCCAAACTGCTCCCTTTGGACCAGCCAGCCAGCCCGTCTACCCAGGTCTCCTCCCCGCTTGCCTGTTCCCCTCTGCTGACCTGAGCGTGGATGAGCAGAGAGGTAAGAGGGCGATGAAGGTAGTCAGGGTCTTATCAGTCAGCCCCACCTTCCACAAGCTGGAAACGGTGGAAAGCACAGAATCGCAGCTGGACCATCACCTCCTTCCCATTTGTCCTTCCCAGCCGCTGTGATAATCCAGCCACACCCTTCCTCATTCCTCTCTTCCCTCAACTCCCCAGGGTCTTCCATGCCCCTTCCGTTCTTTCTCCCATAGGAGCCTGCCGCCCCCACTGGCCTCCTGCCCCTTCCGCAGCCCCGGTCCCCTACCCCTATGCCCCCTCACTTGATGGCCTGCAGCTGGCTGAGGGAGGGCAGACACTTCGAGAAGATACCCAGGATCCGCTCCTCAACCTTCCAAcctgcagagagaaggaaggcaCCTCGGGCCGGAGGGGTACGGTGGGGTGGGGACGGCGGGTGGGAGGGGCAGTGCGCGGAGGACGCCTCACCGCGAATGTAGATTTCCTTCACGGACTTGTCCTCCGGCTCCAGCTCCACCTGGATAGTGGGCCGGAAGAACACGTATTTGCTCTCCAGGCTGTTGAGGCTGCAGGACCCCGACAGCCGCTGGTCATCTGGAAGGCAGGGAGGGGTGCGAGGAGccggggaaggagggagaggataGAGTCACCGCCCCGGGCCCCACGATCCGGCCAACCTACAGGTGCCAGAGAGGCCGGGACAGCTCCCACGGAGAGACAGGAGAGCCCCAGCAACAAACCCCCcacacctgcctccccacccacccccttgaAATCCACCCCCTCAGTCACACGCACAATGCCCTGCGTCCCCGCCGTTCCGCCCGCCGTGCGATGGGAGGCTGGGGATGGACGCGGTGGCCCTGGCAGACATCCTGGCGGCTCCGCTGTCACTCACCTACTGTGGGCTTCTCCGACGTAGAGGCCGAAGGGGCGAAGGTCGGCTGCGGGCGGGGTCGGGTGACCACTTTGGGGAAGTCCGTGTAGCCCCACCGCGTGCAGAGCTCAGCGAAATCCACCTCGAGGATGCCAGTGCACTGGTACTCCTCTGCCGGGGCGGGGCGAGAGTGGGCGGGAAAGGGCCGAGCCGCGCGGAGCTCGCCGGCTGGAGCCCAAGGCCGCcaccagagggcagcagagacCAGAGGACGCCCCACCCAGCCCCGCGCCCCCTCCGGCCTGGGATCCGGGCCCAGCGTCGCGTTCCCACGCTCGCCTGCGCGGGGCTTCTGGCCTCGGGGCGGCCCGGAGCCCCTCCATAGAGGCAGACATCCTTACGGCCATTTTTAATATGTAAGATGCGTTCTAGAGACCGACACTGAAAACACTTGGCAGGAAACTGGGAAATCGAGACCTGGAAGAAGGGACTAACGGGCTTGGAATGTCGACAAGGCGGGCGCCTcggctcctcctcccaccccgtgGGTCAAGGCCGCTTCCAGAACTCCGGCTCTCCGCTCCCTGGGGTTAGGGGGAGGGGACCTCTGCCTCCCGAGCCCAGCCACCTCCCCTGTTGCTTCCTTGTGGGGACTGCCCAGGGCCACACGAGGAAAGGAGGCCCAGGCCTGATGTGAGAAAAGGAAGGAACCCACAAGGACCTCTccatctccccaccccactcccccacccctactcccCCCACCTGACGCGCAGACTGAGCCCAAGCAGGGCGGTAGGCTTTATTTAAGAAACATGGATAGAGCCCCTACTCCTGTCccacactgttctaagtgctttggAAATCTTAACTCATTCAGGAGTTGTAGTAATTCAGGCTGATGCCCAGCACTTCCCATCCAGAGGGGTCTGCAGGCCTGAGGTATCAGTACCCAAAGATGCCTGCTCTTCTCTGCTCCTACATGGGCCTCCCAGCAAGAAGTGGTTCCTTTAGATGGGAAGGGGTGTGCCAGCAAAGGGGAGACTCTGGAGGCAGAGGGTGGGCTTGATGCCAGCCTGAAAGGCAGCCTGGAAACTCTGCAGCAACATCACCCAGGCCACAGGCTGCAGGGGCTGTGCCCGGAGAAGAGAATTCCTGCAGCTGACAGCGGGGATGCTGCGCGTAGGGTGTGGGCCACTGGGAGATTATGTGCTCAGCATGGTGAGGGCAAATGAGAGGAGGCACTGGGAGGTGAGAGGAAGCCCCTTGTACGGCTGACTCCTGCACGGGGCCTGCTTTCCCAAGCTCCTCTCTCTACTGGGAGAACCCCTCCATCCTTCCTTGCTTCACTCACAACATCTTCTCTAAACAGAGATTCTCAAACTTTAACATCTGTCTGTAAGAATCATCAGGAAAGCCTGTTAAGAATTTCCTGAGCCCCATCCCTCCTGGATTCTGATCCCATAGTCTAAGCAGAGTCCATGAATTTGCATTTCCAACAAGCTCACTgtgcgtgtccaactctttgtgaccccatggactgtagcccgccaggctcctctgtccattcagattctccaggcaagagtactggagtgagttgtcaggccctccttcaggggatcttcctgacccagggattgaacccagtcttctgtgtctcctgcattggcaggtgcattttttacccactgaaccacctgggaagccctaacaagTTCACAGATGACGCCAAAGATGGGCCAAGGAGAGCACCCAAGAACCCCGTTCTAGAACAGCACGCCCCTGATGATGGAAATATTCCACATCTGGGCTTCAGCTAGCAGCCACTCAGTGAGCAGCACAGCCCTGAAAGGGCCTTGCTCCTACTTTCCTCCCCTCTCACACTCCCTCCTCACGCTCACTGTGAGCTTACCTCATAGCTTCTTGAAAGGAAGCCACCAGATGGGGTTTTCTCTAAATCTGTAAACCTTCCTGCATCTGCCTTCACTCTTTGCCCTATATGAACCCTGCCACAGTGCCCCTGCTAAAGCTTCTGTGACCATGTGGCCATGTCCTGTTATCACTCCCTTTCTGTCTGAcctctctggctcctctgtcagcTCCTCCTCCTCTAAGATCCCTGAGGCTGGGTTCTGAGCCCTTTCCTGTCTCTGgctccactccctccctccccaggggaATCTGTTTTATTCCCAGGGTTTAAATGCACCCAAACATCAGCGCCTCCCAGTTCACATCTCCAGACCTGACATCATCTCACTGCTCCAGACCCTTCCATCCAGCTGCTCAGCCAACACCAAACCTTGGAAATCTCTCACACGTTCTTCCTTCATGCATGCCTGTCTCCATGGATGGCCCTTTAACCCATCCCACGTCCAGTACAGAAACATGGAATCATTCTTGCTGCCTCCCtcacttcccctccccccaccatccaCTACTTCACCTACTCTTTTTCTACCATGGAAGTATTTTTCCAAGAAGCCTAACCCAGCTCCTCATCACCTTCCTCCAGCTACAACTGGCCCTCACCTGGGCTATTAAAATGCCTCGTAACTCATCTCCCTGCCCCCATTCTCTCCCTCTGCTACTCCATTtcccacacagcagccagagtggggtgtgtatgtgggtgtgggtgtgtgggtgtgtgtgtgtgtgtgagatgtggCTGGGTTCATATCTATAGGAGATTCTAAACTGTCTTGTTTTTCCTTCTAGAAAATGCTCTTTCTCCAGCTCCTATAGCTCCCCTCCCACAGCCACCAGCACTGACAAGGAGATGGCACCTGACCAAGGTCTGATATCAGAGCGTTTTCTCCAAGTTGTTTTTCTGTGAGTCCAGAGATCGCAAGTTCCTGTCTGTCTTCAATGCAAAGTGGTGGTTTGAATCAAGAAGGCTTCCAATCAATTCCCCTTTGTGGATAATTAGTTTGGGTTGGGGTTCTATCACTTGCAACACAAAAAGCCACACTCATATGCATACTTTTCCAATGATGTTTGATTCCTAGAGAATGTATATTCCATTCCAGCTGGACTGTGTCCATCTCATTCTGTCTCTATCGGACCTGCCTCAGAGCAGACATCAAAAAAGTAATTGTTGGAATAAATGTCTATAAAACTCAAAGTCACTCTTGGCAGTGCCCCTGCATCTTCCCATCACTCCCTGGACCCTCTTCTCTCATACAAATTGGcacatcttattttatttgtcaGCATCCCAAACCAGTGTGGGTTCTTTAAGATCAAGTTCAATACAAACATCTGCCAAACTGGGTTGTAGGAACTGTGCTGGGACTGAAACTGTGATTCATATCCCAGGATGGAGCAGGGCGCTTGAAATGGGTGTGCAATAtatgtttgttgagtgaacaaGTGAATTTGCAGTTTATAAAAATACTCTCACCATCAACTCTATTGTGCCTCCTCACAATAGGCAGGGCAGGACTCCACAGTACAGAGAAGAAACAAGCCTAATAACACGTGAACACCCAATAGCGTGACCACTTACAACACTCTTACCACGTGCCAGGAGCTATTTACATTCACATACCgaactccattctgaaggagatcagccctgggatttctctggaaggaatgatgctaaagctgaaactccagtactttggccacctcatgtgaagggttgactcattggaaaagactttgatgctgggagggattaggggcaggaggagaaggggacgacagaggatgagatggctggatggcatcactgactcgatggacatgaatctgagtgaactccgggagttggtgatggacagggaggcctggcttgctgcgattcatggggtcgcaaagagtcggacacgactgagcgaccgaaatgaactgaactgaactgaactgaaccgaacttcCGCCTGTGGAGTCCTTTTCCACAGCACTCCTTAGCACTAGAAATTCTATTATTATCTGCCAGTATTTGGTAGTATATTACTACTACTTCGCCCGCTAGTGCCTGACACAACGACGACGCCCCATCCAGTCTGGCTAATCCGAGGGACGAGGGGCTGGTGGGAGTGCGTGGAGCCGAAGCCTAGAGGCCTAACCCCCCAAACCCCGTCACCAACGTACCAGGGTTTTTGGGCTCCTCCTCGCCCACCGGCGGCAGGACGGTCGCCGGCTTCTCCTTGGCCCCGCGATCCCCCTTCTTGGTCACTGCACCCGATGATTTCTGGATCCCGGGACGCGGGGCCCTGGGTGAGGTCGCGGGTGGTGCGCTTGCCTCGCCCGACATGCCTCTGCCGTCCGCAGCGACTCTGGGGACCCTCACGGGGGCGAGGAGGCAGGACCAGACCCTGTGGGGCTTGCCTTGGAGGTGCCTGAATCAAGGGTCTCTACTTCCGCCTGCACCAGCTGGACCCGCCTGCGGTGGCGTCGCCTCCGCGTCCCTCTCCACGACAACCGCGCGAGGTGGGCCGGCCCGCAGGCAAAGGGCAACCGCGGAGCGCACGCGAGGCCGCCAGAGGGCACCACAGAGTCACTAGTAGGAGGCGGGGCCCGGAGGGCGGAGCCACGGAGGAGGACACCCAGGAAGGGCGGAGTCAGGGCAGAGTGGGCCCGACTGGGCGGCAGGGGGTCACAAGAGCAGAGGAGCCCGGGCGGGCCGCAGTGAGAAACGAGAACCTGGGCGGGGCTGTGGAGGAGGGAGACGAGTGGATCCCGGACTGGACCCGACCGGACCACAGGAGGGGGCGGGGCTAGGGCAAGATCAGGGCggagaggtggggctgggggggcgGGCTAGGAGCCTTCCAAAGTCATTCGCGAAACTGACCCAGGGGTCAACTCAGCGTATTAGGGGTCATGGCTGTCGGAGGAACCTAGGAAAGAGTCCGGGCAGGGACAGATCCAGTCTCCGGGGTCCGTCCTCCTCTCCTGTAAGGAG from Budorcas taxicolor isolate Tak-1 chromosome 3, Takin1.1, whole genome shotgun sequence carries:
- the LRRC71 gene encoding leucine-rich repeat-containing protein 71; this translates as MSGEASAPPATSPRAPRPGIQKSSGAVTKKGDRGAKEKPATVLPPVGEEEPKNPEEYQCTGILEVDFAELCTRWGYTDFPKVVTRPRPQPTFAPSASTSEKPTVDDQRLSGSCSLNSLESKYVFFRPTIQVELEPEDKSVKEIYIRGWKVEERILGIFSKCLPSLSQLQAINLWKVGLTDKTLTTFIALLPLCSSTLRKVSLEGNPLPEQSYHKLMAADSTIAHLSLRNNNIDDRGAQLLGQALSTLHSCNRTLVSLNLGFNHIGDEGAGYIADGLRLNRSLLWLSLAHNRIQDKGALKLAEVLRPFELTHTEVVERRRLLLEKGSQERSRSPSTSRHGDSKTERDKNQLMGVSSFALVEKDKTQTVKTPKGLGKKKEKSGEVVKKEEKSGPGQSPTQGTPKKEDSAKAGKGKVTIPEQKLSKGKGAKTGSKEKRSILMESEHSGQSLDYNRPSKHQLVGEGAEMVNPLLEPVEHRDGKVFMPGNKILLHLNLLRNRITEVGLEAFLTVVQYQAQFAKSKSASKGPVGLLWLSLAKNCFSPQCPTYTMIQELMLPRDPISKCKHKEEEPVASST